TCGGGGTTCCACCCCATGCGCCGGCATTGCTCCATGATTGTCCCCTTCAACCATTTGGTGCGGTCTTTCTTGGGGATGGAGCGTGGCGCTTGGGTGCGATGAATAAAGTGCGTTCGAATGTCCGTGAGGTCTGCTTCCGCGACCCGCACTTGCGCTTTTAGGCCCGTCGTCTCAGCGTATGCAGTCAAGCCATAAAGCTTGCGCAAGATCTTCTTCTGGGTGTTGGTGCGGTAGAGAATAGGAGCTTCAAAGACCAACAATTCCGGTTTCAGCGATTGAATGAGGTCACGCAGTCGGTCTTCAAACTCGGCAAAAAACGAACCCAGATCGTCACCTGTATTCTCCAGCGTTATAGTGCCGTACTCACACTCAGACAGGTTGTCGACGGGGCCGAATGCCCACCCCGTCGCTGTCGCTGTATCAAGTGTGAGCAAGGTCGACATCAGTGAACGGCTTCCTCTTCCTGCTTCATCTCTTCAGCAATCCGCTTCTGATGCTCATGCCAGCCTTTGAGGTAGGCTTCTCTTTCTTCGCCGGGACCGTAGGGACACTCTTCCGTGCCGATCCCTTGCATGCTGGAGTTGAAGCCTTTGTCGAAGGCAACGTCGAGAGTCGGACGTTCTTCATCGAACATCTTGAACTGCGTACCGATGGGCGCACGCATCATCTCAGCATACTTGAGCACGCGACTGAGGCTCGCAACGCCCTCTTCTTCCTGATCAATAAGCTCAAGAGCCTGGTCAAGCTCGCCAAGCATGATCCCTTCTGCCTTGGCCGCCTGTCGCAGCCGCTTGCGCGCGTCCTGCTTGCCTTTCAGGATGGATGACTGCTCATCAACCTCCCTATTTGCATCGATGATCTTCTGGACGTGCGAGAGAAAAACACCCTCTGGCACGTTGTCTCCGGGGCCCGCAGTTGGTGCGCCGTCGCCTTCATTTACGTCAGCCACATTCTTAGCCATGTCATTTCGTCTCCTTGGGGGTTAGGGGCTGGATACTCACCCAGCCCGGTCTTGGTATCCGGTTGTGTTGCCGTAAACATCGGCGTCCGGGCTATTGAAGGTTGCCGGAGCAATCCAGTCACCGACGTGACAAAACACTCCGCCCACCCAATACATCGCGTTCGCTAGTTTCGCTCTCAGCCACCGCATCAAATCCCCTTTCGATCCTTGATTTCAGGATCTGTCGTTGAATGTTGGCTTTGCGCTCTTCGGCCTCACAAAGCGCCTCGTATTTCTGTTGAACCTGCAGATAGACATGCGCCGGCACGCTCGATAAGTCGCCATACCAGAGCCGTTTGCCTTGGGATCTGGAAACACCAACCAGGCGTGATGCCCTGTCGATGCCGCGTTGAACACTGTCATTCCAATTTCGACCACCCGCCAAGGCCCGAAACATGGTGCTGCAGTCATTTACTGTTGCTTCAGCCGTACTCATGGCGTCCGCCTCCGTTCCTGTTTTTCCCGCGCGGCGGGACAATCTCGAACACATTCGGATAGGTCCTTCTCCATAATCATTGGCGGGAAAACTGACCTATGACGGAAGAAGCGATGAGACACATTGGAGAAGTGGTAAAAGACATCGTTCAAAGGGTGGGCGGCGACAGAGACAATGTCGTCGCCTTCCCTTCCTTCAAAGAACGTGCTCTCAGGCATCGGCAGGCTCCTGTTGAGGGAACCGGCGCAATTGTTCTGGCATATCCTCTATCTCGTCGAAGTCGTCGAGACCAGGTGCAGGTGGCGGAGAAGGCCGAGTGACCTCCCCCGCCGATGCGTTTGCACTTTCGGTGCCGCTAACGCCAGCGCCGACCATCCGGTCGGAGGCAGCTGGGATCGACGAAGGTTGCCCCTCTACTCCAGCCTCAGCTGAACCATCTTCATGGCCAACCACAGGTGAGGTCCTTTCGGATACCTCCTCACATGGCCCATTTGCCAAGGACATCTCAGCGGATTGCACTCGGTCAATCACCGCCTGAGCCAAATCTTTCTGTTCATGGGAGAGCACGACTTGCAGCCGCTTCAAAGACCACTTGAAGAATGCGATCTGTTCAGCACCCGTCATCTTGTCCCAGCGCTTGTGCATATCAGCAACGCGGTCAAACGGCTCTTCTTCGCCCTCTGGCTCAACCTCTTGCGCCTGCCCTTCTACCTGTTCAGGGAGCCGCTTCTCAGGCCTCTCAGCCGAAACCGCCTCGCCAACAGCCGTGCCATCCATGACAGGCTTGTCTTCATCAGATTCTCTCTCATCTGGCAGGTCCGGTGTCTTTCTCTGGTTATTAATAACCGGGCTCTTGCGGGTGAGCCGCGCAAGGTCAGTGGTGTTGATTTCACCGCGGGCGGCTTGGTCAAGCAGTTCGTCTTGGCGCGCCGGATCAAGGAACGCGACCTTCTGGTAGTAGGTGAAAGACAAGTCCCACCGGCGCCTGTCATGAGGGAACTTCTTTGCAACCTGCATGTATTTGCGCAGTGTCTCGTTCTGTCGACGCGTGAACTTGAGCGCTTGCTCCCACTGGTCAGGGAAATGTTCCTCGCCATAGGCCAGCACGTCCCCAAGCACCCAAGGTATTTTGCCCCAGACAGTTTGCATCCCAAGAGCAGTGCGAGACCAATCTTCATAAGACAGGCCATCGGGCAGGATCATGCCCATCTCATCGTCTTGGGGAGAGGGTACGAGGTCGGTCATGCCCTACCCCCAATCATCATTGACGGAGCACAACATGCTGGTGAATAGTTGGTGCGCGTCGATGCACCACCACCGACGCGCAATCCCACCCGGTTCCATTTCAGAGGAACAACCGAATGGAAACTCTGTTTGGCAAAGCGCTTGGCGATCTCGCCAGCCTTTTGAAAGAAAGTTGGTTCACCGGTATGGGATTCGTTGGGCTTTTCTTGGTTGCCTACGTGTTGCTGTTCGGCGCAGCACAAGACGACTTTCTTGTCGCGGCAATTGCTGCTGCGATGATGGGAATTGGTTTTGGAGAAGCAGAAACGCGCTCTCTGCGCCAGGAACTGAACAGACACGACGGGGTACGGTTCGTCGCCACCACAAAAGTGCGGCACCTCAACAATCGAAGCATCGCACTGTTTGCTTTCGGGGCAGTCGCCGCTTGCAGCGCTGCAGGTCGAGCTTTCTTTCTGATGCTCTAGCATCCGCCCTACCCCTCCGCCGGTTCTGGAAAGAAATCAGCAGCGGTTACGGCTCCGCCGGTTGTGGCGATGATCTTGTTCATCGCGTCTCGGCGCGGGACACGCTCCCCAGACAACCATTTGCGGACACCGGAGACCGAGGAGCCCACCGCATCAGCGAATTCGGCGTGATCGATCTTGTTTTCTTCTAGGTACGATTTGAGCTTCATGAGCCGAACTTACCCATTTCGGGTAACTTCAGCAAGAAATATCTTACCCATTTTGGGGTATGTAGTTTCCGTGCCCAATGTGGAGACTCGCGCCCATGGGTAACAACATCGAAATGTGGCGGAAACAAAAGGGCCTCACGCGCAAAGCGCTGGCGGAGGCGGTCGGCTGTGGCGAAACGCAAATCGTGAAGCTGGAGCGCGGCGAACGGCGCCTTACAGAAACATGGATGACCAAGATTTCCGATGCAATGGAGATCACAGTCGCCGAACTGATTGACCCAGAAGCCAATCCAGTTGCTTCAGACAAGCCACCTTCGCTTCAAGAGAAAGCGACCTTTATCACTCTTCTGTTGCTTGATAACTGGGAGAAAGAAAACGGCGTCGAGCTTGGCCCACGTGCCCGTGCCGCATCATTCGCTGAGATTTACGAAGTCGCCGTTGGTAGAGAAGATGAACCCGAAGCGGCAGCGAAAGCCCTACAACCCGTCTTCGATACAGCGTTAAGGCTGGCCGTAAAACTCGGCTAAATGGATGTTTTTGGCTTGCTCGGCTCCGCAGCAGCTTTCTTAAAAGCTGGCGTCTGCACCAGTTCGGACTTCGCCTGCCTGACAGCATTAGCAAACTCAAAGTATTCCTGGCGTTCAGCCTCAGCGATCAGATAGTCGGCGGCCTCTAAAAGGCCTTCTGTCTTTTCGTCAATCATGCGGCCTCCCGCACAGTCTGAGGCTCAAGAACATCGTCAGGCAGACCAAACAACTCGCGCAAGCCCCTGAGCCCCTCCAGCGTGTTCATGCTTTCAACAGCGACATTCTTCTCGCCAGAGAGGTCAATCTCCGGCCCGATGGTGCGGAGCTCGACCGGAAGGTAGCTGCTCACAACCGCGAACAGATCCGCTGGGGTGAAGTAGATATAGCTCTCGATCCCATGAGCGAGACCGAACTCGATACCGGCGGCACAGATCTCCCCCATCACCTTTGCCTGGGCTTCTCTTGAGATGTCCTGGCGGATTGTGAAGCGAGACGCCTCCCAATGCCGATCAGTATCTGGCAAAGGCATCTCTGTCACCGAGTCGGGGAAATGGTCCTTCATGAAATAGGGCTGGCTGCACCGCAGAAGGCGCTGACACCCCAGCACTTCGCCGTTTTCATGGGAAAGCATGTAGACAGCGCTTGGCGTGTCATATTCGTCATATTCCAGGCCATCGAAAGACGGCACGCCCCACCCCTTCTCATCCACAAAAACCGCCTTGCGCAGCTCGTGGTGCTTCACCCAGAGATCAGGGTGGCGCGGAAGGGTCCGCCATTGGAGCAAATCAATCATGCCCCAAAAATGAACCATCACTGTGACGGCTGTATATCCCTACTTATAGGGGGTGGATGTCGGATTTTTCACAATGATCTGGTTGATGAGCGCCTTCACAACGGCAGCTGGTCGCCCTTTGGCACCCAACTTTAGTATTGCATCTCGGATGTAGCCATCCACAGTCTGTTTCTTGATCCCAAGAATTTCTGCAATCATCTCGCTGGTTTTTCCAACAGCAACCCATTGCAAACACTCGATTTCGCGGTCCCTGAGATCAAAGTCCTTCTGCACCGCCAAAGGTTTTAGGCGATGAAACAGCGAATTGAAGGTCAGCGCCAAACCTTCAAGGTCACGAATTTCGTTCGGTGTGGGATTGGTATCACGGCCAGAGAGCGAGACGGCGGCCAGACCATCCTCATCGCCTCGGATCGGAATTGTAAGGCCACAGGTCAAACCTGCCGTGCTCGCCTCATCCATAATGAGTTTCCCCCGCCCCTTGCGCGGAACATCGCTCCAGAGAAACGGCTTTCTGGCGCCCAGAAACTCACGAACGATCGGATCGTCAAAGTAATAATCGTTCGCTTCATAATGAGCGCGCCAACTGTCGGGAGTTGTGGAATGACGGGTTTCAAAAAACGGCAGACCTGTTTGCCCGGATGCCGCATAGATCATGTGTGGATAGCCCCGTTTGGCGAAGGCTTCTTCAGCCTGGCGGAACAACTCTTTCAGATTGCCGATTTCGAGCGATAGGCCGCGGAATAAAAGTTCGGTCGACATTTTGTACGATCTCCCTGTTTACGACTGCTCTGGCAATCGCCGCCTCCTTGCTGTTGGCACCCAACACCTTTCGAGCGCGCGCTACGCGCCCCTGCAAGGAACGAACACTTATTCCTATTTCCTCTGCAGCCTCGAAAGCTGTCAAACCGTTTGCCAACGCCGCTAGAGCCTGCCTCTGCCCATGGGTCAAAAATGCACCCTTCAACACGTGGTTTTCCACGTCTTCACCTCCCAGTGACCACCTTCTAAAGTATTGCCACCATTTCACTGTGAGGCAACCCCCGGCGCTGTCGAACCCCGACAACTCGTCCTCACAGGCGAATGAAAGGGAGGCCAATTGCGTATGTTCCAAGAGCTACCCGACGACCAAGTCAAGAGACAGGCAGACCAGCTGCGTTCGCTGCAAGAATCACTGTCCAAAACAGGACCAGATCGGCCTGAAAATCAGCGGCTTTACGACCTTTGTTCGAACCACCTGGGTAAAATTACAGAGCCAATTTAGAAATGTTACCCATTTTGGGTTGACTATGTTACCCATTTTGGGTAACTTGTTTCCATCGCTGATGGAGACGAACAATGCAAACCGCAATCGAAGACAACCTCAAAGCCGCCACCCTATGTGGTCTGCGGGCCCAAGGTTCAAGCGTCCTAGCCGCCTCTGCCACTTACCGCCCTTCTGATCTTCTGGACCTGAAAGTGCCCGGTGTGACGCCAGCGCTCGCGGGCGAGCTTCTGTCAGTCGAGGCCATTCAAGCGCGCCGCCGCCTGATCATGAAGAACATCCGGTTTCGCCGGACGAACGTTCTTGCAGCGTCTCAAACCATGCCAATCCAGTTTGTCGCCCTTCTCGGCGCTCTGCGGAGCGAGACGCTTGAGCTTCAGGTCGCGCGGAAGCTCGACGAAGTCGATGCCTCTATGAAAGCAGCAACAGAGCGCGCCCTTTCCTCCCTACAAGCAGCAGCGGAGTAGAGACGTCATGAGCAGCGTCTCAACCACTGAAGCCGCCTGCTACGAGGACGGTGCTGGACTTCAGTGTCCCGAATGCGGCGGTAACCGCCTGCGCACCGCCGACACTCGACCGCGACACAGGTCCCGACACCCAGCAACAAAGAAAATGGGTCTTCTGGTGCGGCGCAAGCAGTGCCTCGGCTGTGAACACAAATTCACAACTCTTGAGCTCAGGCAGTCCGACCTGACTGAATTGTTGGACACCAACCAGAAGTTCACGTCGATCAGGAACCTCTTGCTAGAGGAGCTACTCTCATGAACACCCCCCGCACCCAAGACTATGGCCCCATGCTTCGCGCTCGCCAGCGAGCCGGATTGCAATGGAAGCTGCGGCGCGCAGCGTCACTGACTTTGTGTCTCGCAGTGATGGTTGTGGCGCTGCTCGGCTGCGCAACACCGCAGGCCCAAATTCCGCCCGCTATCGACCGATCGGACACCTTCACTCCGCCGCTCGGCGGGTATGAGCAACTCTGTCGGGACAATCCGTCATGGTGGCCCTGCACAGCGGCTCCAAAGGCAACGATCAAAGAGAGTGACGACTTCGTAATCGACCTGCGTGACGCCTCCAAGGAAGCGTGGTTTGACATTCCGCATCGGCCAGATGTGGGAGAGGACTGGCAGCAACCCGTCGCCGATACGCCCGGTGATTGCGAAGAGCAGACCCTCCACCTCATTCGACTAATGGTGCAACAGGGCTATCCGCAAGGTGCTTTCACGATTGCGCGCGTCATCAATCGCGACGGAGAGGGCCACCTCATTGCCCTGGTCTTTACCGACCAGCGCATTTGGGCCGCAGAGGCAGCCCGCAGGGGCAGCAGTGCTCCGCTGGATGAGTTCGACTACCAAACATTCGACCGCTTCTTAAACGGCACCCAGTGGGCCTCTTGGGACACGCTCTACCCAACCCGCACCAGTCGCATTGCGCACCTAAAGGACAGAACACGATGAACGAGAAACGAATGAAACGTCTCGAAGACATTCGCCTCAAAGTCTGGCTGGCCGACCAGGCACTGCAGAGAGGCGAGGCTGAGGTAAGTCGCATCCGTTTGTCGGAAGCGAGCGACATCATCGAAGAAGCCCGCCAAGCTGAGCTTACCGGAGACGACGAATGAAGCGCCGTCTCATTCACTGCCCAGTGTACCGCTTTTTTGGGAGGAAGGCATGAGAGAGCCGACCCCACAGAAAGAGCTCTACGCCTACTGGATGCTCAACTTGAAAGCGCGGGGCTCGACCAAGATTACAACGGAGCCTCAGAGCGGCTTCTATCGCTGCAAGCTCGTCAAAGGCGGGCCGTGGGTACCGGTAGCGATCTGGGTCAATCAGGAAGTGGACGAGGCAGGCGAACTGCTCTCGGACGAAACCCTGCAATGCTTGGTCGACGGTGAGCCGCGAGAGGCCGAAAGCATCTGGTCTTACTGCGCTGACAAGCCGATCCAAGAAAACGAATACAGATTCCGAATTGACTATGGCAGCTGGGCCAG
The DNA window shown above is from Parvibaculaceae bacterium PLY_AMNH_Bact1 and carries:
- a CDS encoding transglutaminase-like cysteine peptidase (Derived by automated computational analysis using gene prediction method: Protein Homology.), which encodes MNTPRTQDYGPMLRARQRAGLQWKLRRAASLTLCLAVMVVALLGCATPQAQIPPAIDRSDTFTPPLGGYEQLCRDNPSWWPCTAAPKATIKESDDFVIDLRDASKEAWFDIPHRPDVGEDWQQPVADTPGDCEEQTLHLIRLMVQQGYPQGAFTIARVINRDGEGHLIALVFTDQRIWAAEAARRGSSAPLDEFDYQTFDRFLNGTQWASWDTLYPTRTSRIAHLKDRTR
- a CDS encoding GNAT family N-acetyltransferase (Derived by automated computational analysis using gene prediction method: Protein Homology.), whose protein sequence is MIDLLQWRTLPRHPDLWVKHHELRKAVFVDEKGWGVPSFDGLEYDEYDTPSAVYMLSHENGEVLGCQRLLRCSQPYFMKDHFPDSVTEMPLPDTDRHWEASRFTIRQDISREAQAKVMGEICAAGIEFGLAHGIESYIYFTPADLFAVVSSYLPVELRTIGPEIDLSGEKNVAVESMNTLEGLRGLRELFGLPDDVLEPQTVREAA
- a CDS encoding hypothetical protein (Derived by automated computational analysis using gene prediction method: GeneMarkS-2+.) yields the protein MNEKRMKRLEDIRLKVWLADQALQRGEAEVSRIRLSEASDIIEEARQAELTGDDE
- a CDS encoding LuxR family transcriptional regulator (Derived by automated computational analysis using gene prediction method: Protein Homology.), yielding MSTELLFRGLSLEIGNLKELFRQAEEAFAKRGYPHMIYAASGQTGLPFFETRHSTTPDSWRAHYEANDYYFDDPIVREFLGARKPFLWSDVPRKGRGKLIMDEASTAGLTCGLTIPIRGDEDGLAAVSLSGRDTNPTPNEIRDLEGLALTFNSLFHRLKPLAVQKDFDLRDREIECLQWVAVGKTSEMIAEILGIKKQTVDGYIRDAILKLGAKGRPAAVVKALINQIIVKNPTSTPYK
- a CDS encoding hypothetical protein (Derived by automated computational analysis using gene prediction method: Protein Homology.) — protein: MAKNVADVNEGDGAPTAGPGDNVPEGVFLSHVQKIIDANREVDEQSSILKGKQDARKRLRQAAKAEGIMLGELDQALELIDQEEEGVASLSRVLKYAEMMRAPIGTQFKMFDEERPTLDVAFDKGFNSSMQGIGTEECPYGPGEEREAYLKGWHEHQKRIAEEMKQEEEAVH
- a CDS encoding hypothetical protein (Derived by automated computational analysis using gene prediction method: GeneMarkS-2+.); translation: MTDLVPSPQDDEMGMILPDGLSYEDWSRTALGMQTVWGKIPWVLGDVLAYGEEHFPDQWEQALKFTRRQNETLRKYMQVAKKFPHDRRRWDLSFTYYQKVAFLDPARQDELLDQAARGEINTTDLARLTRKSPVINNQRKTPDLPDERESDEDKPVMDGTAVGEAVSAERPEKRLPEQVEGQAQEVEPEGEEEPFDRVADMHKRWDKMTGAEQIAFFKWSLKRLQVVLSHEQKDLAQAVIDRVQSAEMSLANGPCEEVSERTSPVVGHEDGSAEAGVEGQPSSIPAASDRMVGAGVSGTESANASAGEVTRPSPPPAPGLDDFDEIEDMPEQLRRFPQQEPADA
- a CDS encoding helix-turn-helix transcriptional regulator (Derived by automated computational analysis using gene prediction method: Protein Homology.), with product MGNNIEMWRKQKGLTRKALAEAVGCGETQIVKLERGERRLTETWMTKISDAMEITVAELIDPEANPVASDKPPSLQEKATFITLLLLDNWEKENGVELGPRARAASFAEIYEVAVGREDEPEAAAKALQPVFDTALRLAVKLG
- a CDS encoding hypothetical protein (Derived by automated computational analysis using gene prediction method: GeneMarkS-2+.), with protein sequence MSTLLTLDTATATGWAFGPVDNLSECEYGTITLENTGDDLGSFFAEFEDRLRDLIQSLKPELLVFEAPILYRTNTQKKILRKLYGLTAYAETTGLKAQVRVAEADLTDIRTHFIHRTQAPRSIPKKDRTKWLKGTIMEQCRRMGWNPENDNEGDALALRSFVIWKATGFLHPTLVTDLFQEAG
- a CDS encoding hypothetical protein (Derived by automated computational analysis using gene prediction method: GeneMarkS-2+.), with translation METLFGKALGDLASLLKESWFTGMGFVGLFLVAYVLLFGAAQDDFLVAAIAAAMMGIGFGEAETRSLRQELNRHDGVRFVATTKVRHLNNRSIALFAFGAVAACSAAGRAFFLML
- a CDS encoding hypothetical protein (Derived by automated computational analysis using gene prediction method: GeneMarkS-2+.), with the translated sequence MIDEKTEGLLEAADYLIAEAERQEYFEFANAVRQAKSELVQTPAFKKAAAEPSKPKTSI
- a CDS encoding hypothetical protein (Derived by automated computational analysis using gene prediction method: GeneMarkS-2+.), with amino-acid sequence MSTAEATVNDCSTMFRALAGGRNWNDSVQRGIDRASRLVGVSRSQGKRLWYGDLSSVPAHVYLQVQQKYEALCEAEERKANIQRQILKSRIERGFDAVAESETSERDVLGGRSVLSRR
- a CDS encoding hypothetical protein (Derived by automated computational analysis using gene prediction method: GeneMarkS-2+.), which gives rise to MQTAIEDNLKAATLCGLRAQGSSVLAASATYRPSDLLDLKVPGVTPALAGELLSVEAIQARRRLIMKNIRFRRTNVLAASQTMPIQFVALLGALRSETLELQVARKLDEVDASMKAATERALSSLQAAAE
- a CDS encoding hypothetical protein (Derived by automated computational analysis using gene prediction method: GeneMarkS-2+.) produces the protein MREPTPQKELYAYWMLNLKARGSTKITTEPQSGFYRCKLVKGGPWVPVAIWVNQEVDEAGELLSDETLQCLVDGEPREAESIWSYCADKPIQENEYRFRIDYGSWAREWAPETPAAQPKQALDPNTAAPVF
- a CDS encoding helix-turn-helix transcriptional regulator (Derived by automated computational analysis using gene prediction method: Protein Homology.); translation: MKLKSYLEENKIDHAEFADAVGSSVSGVRKWLSGERVPRRDAMNKIIATTGGAVTAADFFPEPAEG